A genomic window from Parvularcula sp. LCG005 includes:
- a CDS encoding Do family serine endopeptidase: MQNKSFFRRSLLVGAGAFALGAASVGVVGSAIGAQDTTAPQEARPKMMAPNANLIQQLSFADLVEEVSPAVVSIRTETSVPLRKRMGLPPEFERMLPPEFRGGGDEEEEGTARAEGSGFFIDDQGHIVTNNHVVEGADSISVVLSSGEELEATLVGTDPSTDLAVLRVQPSSKQKFVRFSTDADLRVGDYVLAVGNPFGLGGSVTSGIVSAIGRENRGATPYADFIQIDASINRGNSGGPTFDLKGNVVGVNTAIISPTGGNVGIGLAVPADVASDIVGQLIADGSVTRGWLGVTIGDLDERLAGAVGLEEAKGALVAAVSEGSPAEKAGFKEGDVVLEFDRKPIESSAGLTRAVGALPPGKQVKAKVLRDGKTQSLNVTLAKRDPMEAREAGESVTPKGHDMKDLGVTFSSLSPQTREQMGFEDDVTGVLVTDVEKKSEAAEAGIRSGMLITRADNKNVSSPQDIEKAVEAAKARGKEAVLIRVQTPQRGAYFLALPVSGGGEDDDRG; this comes from the coding sequence ATGCAAAACAAGTCATTCTTTCGTCGGTCACTTCTCGTTGGTGCAGGGGCCTTTGCCCTCGGGGCAGCATCGGTGGGCGTCGTGGGCAGCGCGATTGGCGCGCAGGACACGACAGCGCCGCAGGAGGCGCGACCGAAGATGATGGCGCCGAACGCCAATTTGATTCAGCAACTCTCCTTTGCGGATCTGGTGGAAGAGGTCAGCCCGGCTGTTGTGAGCATCCGAACCGAGACCTCGGTGCCCCTGCGCAAGCGCATGGGCCTTCCCCCGGAATTTGAACGTATGCTGCCGCCCGAATTCCGCGGCGGCGGTGATGAGGAGGAAGAAGGCACGGCGCGCGCCGAAGGCTCGGGCTTCTTCATCGATGACCAGGGCCATATCGTCACCAACAACCACGTGGTGGAGGGTGCCGATTCGATCAGCGTAGTACTAAGCTCCGGTGAAGAGCTGGAGGCCACACTCGTCGGTACCGATCCGTCAACGGACCTTGCGGTCCTGCGCGTGCAGCCGTCAAGCAAACAGAAATTCGTGCGCTTCTCCACCGACGCCGACCTGCGCGTTGGTGACTATGTCCTCGCCGTTGGTAACCCGTTCGGCCTTGGCGGTTCGGTGACCTCAGGCATCGTCTCGGCCATCGGTCGGGAGAACCGGGGCGCAACACCGTATGCGGACTTTATCCAGATCGATGCCTCCATCAATCGCGGGAACTCCGGCGGACCGACATTTGACCTCAAGGGCAATGTCGTCGGTGTGAACACGGCGATCATTTCGCCGACCGGCGGCAATGTCGGCATTGGCCTCGCCGTACCGGCAGACGTGGCGTCCGATATCGTCGGTCAGCTGATTGCTGATGGATCCGTTACGCGCGGCTGGCTCGGCGTCACGATCGGTGACCTTGATGAGCGTCTGGCTGGGGCTGTCGGCCTTGAAGAAGCCAAGGGCGCACTTGTCGCTGCGGTGTCTGAAGGCTCACCGGCTGAGAAGGCGGGCTTCAAGGAAGGGGACGTGGTCCTCGAATTCGACCGCAAGCCGATTGAATCTTCGGCGGGTCTGACCCGCGCTGTTGGCGCACTGCCGCCCGGCAAACAGGTCAAGGCCAAGGTGCTGCGCGATGGCAAGACCCAGAGCCTGAACGTGACGCTGGCCAAGCGTGATCCGATGGAAGCGCGTGAAGCAGGTGAATCGGTCACGCCAAAGGGCCACGACATGAAGGATCTGGGGGTGACGTTCTCGTCGCTCAGCCCGCAGACGCGCGAACAGATGGGTTTTGAAGACGATGTGACCGGTGTGCTGGTGACAGATGTCGAGAAAAAATCCGAAGCGGCCGAGGCCGGTATCCGGTCCGGCATGCTGATCACCCGCGCTGACAACAAGAACGTGTCATCGCCTCAAGACATTGAAAAGGCTGTGGAAGCTGCAAAGGCACGCGGCAAGGAAGCAGTTCTGATCCGTGTGCAGACACCACAACGCGGGGCCTATTTCCTCGCCCTGCCTGTGTCTGGCGGTGGTGAAGACGACGATCGCGGTTGA
- a CDS encoding winged helix-turn-helix domain-containing protein: protein MRILVVEDDADAATFLVKGLREAGHAVDHALDGLTGKNMAESGGYDAYVIDRMLPGMDGVTMLENRRGDGDETPALFLSALGEVDDRVAGLKAGGDDYLVKPYAFSELIARVEALGRRRGPQNIQTRFKVGDLEMDILTRTVRRAGKKIDLQPREFRLLEYLIRHSGQVVTRTMLLENVWEYHFDPQTNVIDVHISRLRSKIDKEFDKPLLRTVRGAGYTLTDEDE, encoded by the coding sequence ATGAGAATTCTGGTTGTTGAGGATGACGCCGACGCCGCAACCTTCCTTGTGAAGGGCCTGCGCGAGGCGGGACATGCAGTCGATCATGCGCTGGACGGTCTGACCGGCAAAAACATGGCCGAATCGGGCGGATACGACGCCTATGTGATTGACCGTATGCTGCCCGGCATGGACGGCGTGACAATGCTGGAAAACCGCCGCGGCGATGGTGATGAAACACCCGCCCTGTTCCTTTCCGCGCTGGGGGAAGTGGATGACCGCGTCGCCGGCCTGAAGGCAGGCGGCGATGACTATCTGGTCAAGCCCTATGCGTTTTCTGAACTGATCGCTCGTGTCGAGGCGCTGGGCCGCCGGCGCGGTCCCCAGAATATTCAGACCCGGTTCAAGGTCGGTGATCTGGAAATGGATATCCTCACCCGGACGGTTCGCCGCGCGGGCAAGAAAATTGATCTGCAGCCCCGTGAATTCCGTCTGCTGGAATATTTGATCCGCCATTCAGGTCAGGTTGTGACCCGCACCATGCTGTTGGAGAATGTGTGGGAGTATCATTTTGATCCGCAGACCAACGTGATTGATGTTCACATCTCACGCCTGCGCTCCAAAATCGACAAGGAATTTGACAAACCGCTCCTGCGGACGGTTCGCGGTGCGGGCTATACGCTGACGGATGAAGACGAATAA